Sequence from the Clostridium saccharobutylicum DSM 13864 genome:
TGTTTAGATATAATATTTTAGAGTCAATTCCTTCAATCCAAACTGGCCAAGGCAAATTATTTAAAAATAACTTATATGTTTTTAACATATCAACTTGTTGCATAACTTAACTTTCCCCTTTATTTCTGATTATATCACTTATATATAATTTTACTATTTATTAACTAAAACGTCTACTAAAGTAAATACATCCATATAACTAACATTATTTTCAATTATATAATTTTTTAATTTACTTGTTACATATTACAAACTTAAAATACAAATTAGGTACCTGTTATGTTAAAATTCATTAATATTTTTAACAATAACATAATTATAAGCTTAAATTTATTTTTCAATATAGAATATATTATAAATAAAAATAAATCGACTATATAGATACCCAATATATCTACATAGCCGATTTATAATACGGTATATAAAGTAAAATAACAATTCCAAATCTAACATGAATATTTTTCATCAGATAATTAAGCAAAGTGCCATCATAGTAAATCTATTGTAGTATTTTACCGACGCTAGATCATGAAAAATATTCTGACAGATGGACTTGTTATCTTTTAATGTTCCTACTAACCTATATTTTTAATTAAATTCATTATCAATAACATTCTTATACGCTATATATGTTGCATATAAATATCCACCATAAACTATAATCATTATTAAGGCTGTCACTAATATAGAATTTAATTCACTTCCTGTTCCTAATGCAATTAGATAATTGTTTACCACATTGATTCCAACATATGAATGAACTATCGCAACTGCTAAAGGTAATGCAAAAAACACTGATACCTGCTTAAATATACTTTTGTTGACCATACTTTTGGTTGCACCAATTTTTCTTAATGCTCTATATCTCTCTATTGAATCATTACAATGAGATAATTGCTGTAGTGCAAGCACTGCTGCACTTGCTAATAAGAATATTATTCCTATATAAACAGCTATAAATAATACTATTGATGATATTCCTCTATTAGCATCATATGCCATTTCCCTAGTTTCACCATAGATACCATAACTCAAATCCTTATATTTTTCTCCATCAAATCTAAAATCATTTAATATAGTAGTTAATTTTTCTTTACCTTCTACTTTATTATCACCAGAAAAATTCAAATTCAGTACTTCTCCTGATGATTTTAATCCACTTACCACATAATCTGGGACTATTAAAGTAAATAAACTATCACTTGAAGGTGATGTTGAAAAAGCTTCAGTTTTAATTTTCTTTTCCTTTATTTTAAATTCCTTATCACCTATTTTTATTGAATTTTCTTTTTCCATAAATGCATTTAAAATATTCTTTAGTGGTTCATAATTAGAACACATCAATACTTCATCATCTTTTAAATCTACGGGTGCTTCACCTTTTATCTTTTGCATATTATTATACTCAGATAATTTAATCATATTGGTTTTATCAAATGTTCTAATATCTAAAATTTCTTTTTGATCATTAGTTGTTGTATATTTTTCTAATAAATCTCTAGTACTCATATTATATACATATTGATTAAGTACAGTATAATTTGAATATTCATCCAAGTTATAATTTAATTGTTTTAGTATATTAACTGGTGAAAGTACATTATCATTTTCCCTGTCAAACACTTGAACAGATGCATCAAATGGTGTCTGATTTTTTAATTCAGATTCCATGCAATTTTTAATAGTAAGTCCACTTGCTAAAGTTCCTATTGTTATAAACAACATTAAGCAGATAATTGTCATGGAAATGAAGTTAGTATTAAATTTACTTGAAATCTGTTTAACACTGAAGATATTTAATCTATTTAAATAGAAATTTTTGTTCTTCTCAAGTATAAAAAATGTAACCGAGGCAATTCCATAAA
This genomic interval carries:
- a CDS encoding FtsX-like permease family protein, which produces MYFKISLNNVKKSFKDYAIYFLTLTFAVCIFYSFNSIDSQSVMADMNKGQQEYVKTMGQIISTMSIGVSVILGGLIIYATKFLIDRRKKEFGIYMILGMSKRKMSKILFFETLYMGIVSLLAGLLLGVLFAQILSIFTAKLFAVEMTKYSFVISTSAILKTILYFGLMYLVVMIFNVIIVSRYKLIDLIRAEKKNEKIKVRNPYLATGILIVSFIALGYAYYLVNKVGLNFLDNKFKLSIILGVIGTAFFFYGIASVTFFILEKNKNFYLNRLNIFSVKQISSKFNTNFISMTIICLMLFITIGTLASGLTIKNCMESELKNQTPFDASVQVFDRENDNVLSPVNILKQLNYNLDEYSNYTVLNQYVYNMSTRDLLEKYTTTNDQKEILDIRTFDKTNMIKLSEYNNMQKIKGEAPVDLKDDEVLMCSNYEPLKNILNAFMEKENSIKIGDKEFKIKEKKIKTEAFSTSPSSDSLFTLIVPDYVVSGLKSSGEVLNLNFSGDNKVEGKEKLTTILNDFRFDGEKYKDLSYGIYGETREMAYDANRGISSIVLFIAVYIGIIFLLASAAVLALQQLSHCNDSIERYRALRKIGATKSMVNKSIFKQVSVFFALPLAVAIVHSYVGINVVNNYLIALGTGSELNSILVTALIMIIVYGGYLYATYIAYKNVIDNEFN